In Mustela lutreola isolate mMusLut2 chromosome 16, mMusLut2.pri, whole genome shotgun sequence, the genomic window gcAGACTTCTGGGTATCGTAGTTTCCGCTACCGTCGTCACCCTCCTCTCTTAGCCAAAGGTCCCCTCTCCTACCGTCGCGGATTAAGCACGTGAGGCCTCGTCTGGGCCTCTGGGAAATGGAGTCCCGTGGCCCCCAACGGGGCGGGGTCTCGCCCGCTCTTAAAGGGGACCTACAGGATATCTTGGAGCGCAGGCTGGGAAGTCACAGACCGGTCGGGGCGCGGTTGCTTCGTGGGCTAAGAAGCACGGGAAGCGCTTCAAGGCCACACGTCCGAAGGGACGCACCGTATCCCGGCACCACGTCCACTTACAGCTGTCTGCGACCTTGTCCCTTTTCAAATACAATCTCTGGAGTCCGTTTTAACCAGCGGTCCGTTTGGACCAGGACGGGAAGAAAAGGCTTCCAACGGAGCTGTGGAGGGGAGACGGGGGCGGGACGACCGGCCCGAAGGAGGTGGAAAGGGTGACGCTGTGCTTCTGATTCCCGGAAAACGTCCTTCCAGCACGCAGAACCACTCAGTGACTGAACCCCGAGAGTACTGTTTCCTCAAATGCCACGACTCCATAGCCGAACTGTCAATTCCTCCAAGGACTGgaaatctagggcgcctgggaggctcagtcattaagcggctgtcttcggctcaggtcatgatcccggggtcctgggtcctCCCAGGCtaagcgaggagcctgcttctccctctctctctgcctgccccttcccctgcttctgagagcgcgcgctctctctctctctgacaaaattaaaaaaaaaaaaaagaagttatcaaactcaacacccagagaacagaCGTCTCtccaaagacacacaaatggccaacaggtatatgagaAAATGCTCATGGTccctaatcatcagggaagtgcaaatcaagaccacaatgagacatcacctcacacccaaCAGGAGAACTATTATCCAAAAAGCAGAACACGAGTCTTGCCAATGATGTGAGAAACTGGACCCCTTTCACACTGTCGGTGGGGATGCAAAATCGTAGAGGGCTATGGAGCACaccatggacgttcctcaaaaaaactggaaatagaaCTGCCACACGATGCAGTAATTCCATTtccaagcacacacacaaaaggaccTGGAAGAGATATTAGCAAGTCCACGTCCACTGCGACACgattcacaatagctaagatgTGGAGACAAACTGAAtgcccatcaacaggtgaatggatgaaaacacaatatacacaaataacaaaaatattactcagttttttaaaaggaagttttGCAATACGTGACAACATGATAGACCCTGAGGAGatgatgccaagtgaaataagccagacacagtaTAAAGACGAGTATTGCATGACTCCACTTAGGTGAGGAGGAATCTAGTCAAATTCATAAGAGTGGAATGATGGTGACAGGAGCtagagggagggggaaatgagAAGTTACTAACCAACAGGCATAGTTTCAGTTAGGTaatacaaaatgttattttaatcattttctttgcTGTTAAAGGAAATCTGACATTTCTCATGTTTAACTGTTAGTATACACTGGTTTTTTACCTGTTGGAAAACGTCACCAAAAAGATAAGACCACCAGTTGACCTGTGACTTAGACCCCGGGCACTCCACGGCTCCTCACCCACTCActgtccttggaatgtgggtcctgcttgtctttctccctcccagagactgctccaaggacacagccttgagatcatgatgtggTGTTGAGAACACCTGCACAATGTATGggactgaacccagttaaggcctctTCATAAACTTCTCAGATTTGACACACGGTGCAGGGATCCATTCGTCTTGTTGCTGCCCCAGACAAGCCTCATACTACAttccctttgcttattaaaacagccacctaccaatctggactggcctctttctttggtctctccctACCCTCTGCATACAggagttggttttattttttattttttaaaagggtttttatttatttatttgacaaagagagatcacaagtaggtagagaggcaggcatagaaagagagaggaggaagcaggctggctgCTATGTAGAGAGCtcaatggggctcgatcccaggaccctgggataatgacctgagccaaaggcagaggctttaacccactgagccacccaggtgcccccaggagcTGGTTTTAGACTACACTTGGGAAAGCTCCTGAGAGAAGTGTGAACTTGACtactcatcatttttcttttctttttttttttttttaagattttatttatttattgacagacagagatcacaagtaggcagagaagcaggcagagaggggggggaagcaggctccctgcggagaagagagcccgatgcaggactcgatcccaccctgtgatcatgacctgagccgaaggcagaggcttaacccactgagccacccagaggcccctacTCATCATTTTCAATATTGAGTGAACAATTGCATACCACCCAAATACCTTTGGAAGGGTAAAGCCAACTCTTCAGAACACTCACCACAAACTGACACATGCATTTTGGCATTTGCTATTCAGTACACATGAAAACAGCATAAACTCcttgccttctcattttgttgtttcctttgctgtgcagaaacttttttttttttccattggaatcgtttttaatatttaaatacaaaaagtgagcacttactttgttttcttttttagacagACACACAGGTCTCTCATAGccaaaatgggcagaggaaatgagCTCCTGCTTTGTCCTCCACAGTCCCCATCCTATGGTTGCAACTGCTGCCCGGCCCTCCCTCCTTTCCGACATAGAAATTCACAGTGGCTGCTTTACACTATGGCTGTAACGCATAATGTATTTCATATCGTGTGCATGTCCCTTCCCAACATCTccatgcttaaaaacaaaaatggtcaTGGGGATATCCTTCCCAGTGGCGTCAGTTCCTATGCCACAATGGGACAGTGAGATCTTCTGGTCATGAGGGATTTAGTGAAAGGGGTGGGATGGCCAGAGCTGGAGTAACCGTCTGCACTGCTGCGTTCTGGTATCAGAGTGAGAACAGAAGAAATGGGACAACGTGGAGGGCACAGTTGCAAGTTGGGAGTCTCTGTGAGACACTGGGGAGAATTCTCCCCACCAGGTTTAGATAGATCAATGtgccaaagtttaaaaaaaaaaaaaatccaaataatcagCAGTTCAAACACTATTGAATTTTCAAACTTGTCCCATCAAGACAAGTCTAGCAGTAGCAATCTAGATCTTTCCAGGAAGTGAAGGTAGAGCTCCTGGCATTCCTCCTGAGAGCCCTGTGTTAGGCCCTAGAAGTATCTGCCGCTGCtgcagttgttgttgttgctccATTTGCAACTTCTCCGTCTCAAAAACAACAGGAAGAACCAGGATCATGAAGGAAGTGGTCCCAATCCACAAGGCTGCCCTGGAAAACCTGTACATTTTCTGAGCCACAAAGAGGGAGAGATCAAAAGTGGCTCCAGCCGCGGACCGGACCCTCTCTGGGAACATCTCCGTCAGACCCCACAGTCTCTCCGATAGGGTCTCATCTAGCTCCTCGTCGTCTTCCTCCTCCAACTCCTCCTCAGTCTTCTCGGAATCGCCTTTCGGAAGCAATTCGTCCGGGGACAGGGGCGCCCCAGGACCgccagcggcggcggcggcggccatctgtgcagaaactttttagtttgatgtagtcccacccATTTCCTGTGCTTTGgtgttaattaaaaattcttttcaatacCAATGTCAGGGAACTTTccctttatgttttcttctagcttTACTGTTTCAGGTCTAATGTCtaagtctttaattcatctttttcgggggagagaatgaatgagagagaaagaaagtatgaGAGGcaagagatcagagggagaagcagactccccaccaagcagggagcccgatgtgggacttgatcccaggactccagaatcatgtcCTGAACTGAAGGCCatcgctgaaccaactgagccacccaggtgccccctttaatTCATCTTTAGTTGATTTTGTCTATGGTGTAAAATATGGGTCcaatttaattcttttgcatgtggatatccagtttttccaacactatGTATTAAAAAGACTATcatttcccccattgtatattcctgattcctttgtcaaaaattagctGCCtttatatgtgtgggtttatttccaagctctctcttttttcccattggtctttgtgtctgttttgacGCCAGTACTGTACTAGTTTCATTAGTACAACTTTGTAGTGTAGCTTGAAGACAGAAAGtttgatacctccagctttgtttcccTTGTTCAAGATTGAGCTATTtagtgtcttttgtggttccatataaattttagatttttttctatttctgtgaaaagtgtcattggaattttgacaaGGATTGCATTCAAATATCTGTAGATTATTTTGGGTAgaacagacattttaacattattaattattctaatcaatgaaaaatggaatatcttcacatttatttgtatctttgatttttttcatcaatgttcTATAGCTTTAAGTGTTCAGATCTTTCACTTCTTTCCTTACATGTATTCTGAACTAATCTTTTTGTCACTGTTATCAAGCAGATTGTTTTATTAATGTCTTTTCCAGAAAgctagtgtgtagaaatgcaaaactgatttttgtgtattgattttatattctgaaatttcACTGAATCGATTTACTAATTTTTACAGTTTCTTTTGGTACAACCTTTCACGTTTTCAACATGTAAGATCTGCAGACAGACattacttctccctttccattttgGAGgcctttcagttctttttctcacccagttgctctggctaggacttccagtactatgttgaatgaaagtggagagaatggGCACCCTTATTcataatcttagaggaaaagatttTGGCTTTTCAacgttgagtatgatgttagctatgtgCTTTTTGATATGTCTCTTATTATGCTAACGTATACCCCTCTACTTGTTACCAActttttatcataaaaggatgtggaaatttgtcaaatgctctttctgcatttatttgagatgatcacatgatttttatcCTGTTAATGTGGAGTATtacatttattcttttgcataagCTGAGTCATTCTTGCAGCCCAGGGAAAAAGCCGATTTCATCATAGTGTAAAACTTTTAAGGTGCCGCTGAATGTGGTTTGCTAGCATTTCTTCGAGgacttttgcatttatgttcaccagtttccaaatatttaaaattcagagaAAGTTCTGCCTGCACTGTTGAAATGCtatattgtacacccaaaactagtacaacactgtatgttaacgacACTGGAATTAAgattttcaaaaactgaaaataaaaaaaagaagaagttttgTCTGGAAGTGGAAGATGGAAGTGAGTGTTATCAGCAGGACTGGTGTGGGAGGGCTTTATTCTTGCCAGGTTCAACCATACACAAGGGGCAAAAACTAAGGCCTGAACTCAACTGtggagttaattttattttattttattttttttaattttttttaaaagattttatttatttatttgacagacagagatcacaagtaggcagagaggcaggcagagagagaggaggaagcaggctccctgctgagcagagagcccgatacgggacttgatcccaggactctgagatcatgacctgagccgaaggcagtggcttaacccactgagccacccaggcgcccctgtggagttaattttagaaaatatcctTTGAACCTCTGGGCATGAGTCCAAGGCATTTGCTGAAACCTCGGCATCAGTTTTGCCTCAACTTACCATACGCAATGTTATTTGAAACAAAGCTCTCATGACCCTTACGAGGCTCTAGAGGGTAGGGGTA contains:
- the LOC131818203 gene encoding mitochondrial import receptor subunit TOM22 homolog, with amino-acid sequence MAAAAAAGGPGAPLSPDELLPKGDSEKTEEELEEEDDEELDETLSERLWGLTEMFPERVRSAAGATFDLSLFVAQKMYRFSRAALWIGTTSFMILVLPVVFETEKLQMEQQQQLQQRQILLGPNTGLSGGMPGALPSLPGKI